The Bosea sp. 685 DNA window CTTAAGGACAATGGCACGCTGAGCAAGATCTCGCAGAAGTGGTTCGGCGAGGATATCGTCGTCTACATGAAGTAGCGAATGCTCAACGCCGAGCGTCGGATGCGGTAACGTATTCGACTCCGATGCCTCGTCGCCTTGATCAAGTGAGCCGTTATAGGTTCGACGATCAAGCCTGAACTTTGCGGGAAGGAGTGTTTCGAAGTGAGCCTTGTGGACATGTCTGCAATGATACCCGAGCTCCTCTCGGCATTGCCGCTGACGCTCGCCATCATGTTCGTGGCCCTGCTGGCCGGTTTTTGCCTGGCTCTGGTCGCGACGACATTCCGGGTTCGCAGGGTACCCGTGATCAGTCAGCTGGCCGACCTTTACGTGTCCTATGCACGCAGCGTCCCCGTCGTTCTGCAGCTCTTCGTCGCGTTCTACGGGCTTCCCGTATTGGCAGGCCTGTTCGGTGTTCCGGATTTTCTGTCGGCTACGGCGGCTTCGATGTTGGGGCTGAGCATATACCACGGCGGCTATCTGTCGGAGGTCATGCGGCCTGCCTATCTGGCCGTGGAGCGCGGACAGCATGATGCCGCGGACAGCCTGGGATATAGCTTTCGACAGAAGATCTTCCGCGTCGTTGGCCCACAAACGATTCACATCGCACTGCCAGGATATGGAAATTCATTGATATACATGATCCATAACGTCGCTTTGGTCATGTATATAGGTGCCGCAGATGTCATGGCGACTGCGCATTTAATTATGGAGAGAGACTATAATCAATATCAATTTCAAACGTATCTTGTTCTTGCGGTTATATATTCGGCAATGTGCCTGATTGTGTGGCTCGCTGTACGTTTCTTCGAGCGTCGCTCCTCGATGTACGTACCGAACGCGGCGCCGATCAAAACCACGCTCATGGCCAGCGCCTGACAGAGAGGTTGATCAGACATGTTTGATATGGATGTTCTGCTTCCGGATTTCCGGGACATCATGGGCGCCGTGCCCGTGACACTCGCCATGGCGCTCATCGTCTTCGTCTTCTCGACGATCATAGGCGGCCTGTTTGCGCTCGTTGAGCATCGACGGATACCGGTGTTGCGGCAACTCGTCGTAGCCTACAAGGTCATTTTCAAGGGCGTACCGAAGGTCATCGTGATCTTTCTCGTATACTATAGCCTTCCCACCGTAATTCAGTTCCTTGGTTCACTTGTCGGGCTGACGCTCAACGGCCACGCAACCTCCAACTGGGTCATCCTCGTCGTTTCCTTGATTGCTTGCATGGCCGCGTTCCAGGCGGAGATCGTCAAGGGAGCCCTGAACTCCTTTGACACAGGCCAGTCAGATGCAGCGCATTCATTAGGCTACAAAAACAGCCAATTGTTCCGGAGAATCTTGTTTCCACAAGTCGTTGTCTCGGCAATCCCGGATCTTGCCAGCTCGATCATGGTAATCATGAAGGCGCTTTCTCTTGGCTTCGCAATCGAGGTTGTCGATATATTTGCGCAATCGCAACTGACTGCCGCGTTGAATTTCTACTACCTCGAAGCCTTTTTGATCGCCGTGGTGATCTACATGGTGATCGCTTATATCGTCACGCAACTCGCCGACAGGACGGAACGGGCCCTTCGGGTATGGTGAGGCTTCGATCAAGGCCTTCAGGTCGCCACCCTCCAGGCCTTCGACACGCCCGAGCTCCAGGGCGACGAATGGACCGACGCAGACGCCCCCTCTCAGGACGCTTCCCATGCCGCTGAATGACGCCCCGCGCTGGATCGAGCTCAACGGCGCGACGTTCTGCTACGACGTTGCCGGCGAGGAGCATGACGAGACCATCATCGTGCTGCATGGCGGGCGCGGCATCGGCGACCATCGTGGCGAGTTCGGCGCCTATCAGGCGCTGTCGGACCGCTATCGCGTGCTGGCCTTCGACCAGCGCGGCTGCGGTCGCAGCTCGCTGACGCCGCCTTTCCTGTTCGAGCAGTTCGCCGACGATGTGGAGGCCTTCCGGCAGGCGCTCTGCGGCGGCCGCAAGATCGTGCTGATCGGCGGCTCCTTCGGCGGCATGATCGCGCTGACCCATGCGGTCAAATATGGCAGCAACAGCCTGTCGCGCCTGATCCTGCGCGGCACCGCGCCGAGCCATCACCATGAGGCGGAGGCGATCGAGCATTTCAAGGCGCGCTTGCACAAGGCGCCCTGCGCCTCGATCGGCATGGTCGAGAAGCTGTTCTCCGACAAGATCATCGACGACACCGAATTGCGCCTGATCTGGCTCGCCCTGCAGCCGCTCTATTTCGAGAATTTCGACCCGGACTCCGCCCTGGAGAAGACGCGCACGCTGCATCTGCATGCGCAAACCCATAACGCGCTCTTCGCCACCAAGGATTACGACCTGCGCGACAGCCTCGCCGGCATCGACGTGCCGACGTTGGCGATCTGCGGCGCGGCGGACTGGATCTGCCCGCCGAGCCAGTCGCGCCTGATCGCCGAGATGGTTCCGGGCGCCGAGCTGCTGGAGATCGAGGGCGCAAACCACGCCGTCCATATCGAGGCCAATGCGCGCGTGCTGTCGGCCGTCAGGCACTTCCTCGCAAGGACGGCGCCGTGACGCGCTACTTCGCCGGAAAGCTTGGCGAGGCCCTTATCGCGATCTGGGGTGTGGTGACGATCGTGTTCTTCGTCACGCGCTTCCTGGGCGATCCGGTCGCGCTGCTCCTGCCGGTCGGTGCTTCGCCCGAGCAGATGCAGGCATTGTCGGCCGAACTGGGGCTCGATCAGCCGATCTGGCGGCAATACATCAGCTTTCTCGCCCAAGCCCTGACCGGCGATTTCGGCCAGTCCTTCCAGTTCGGGCGCCCTGCCATCGGCGTCGTGCTGGAGCGGATGCCGGCGACGATCCAGCTCGCACTGACCGCGATCGTGCTCGGCGTCCTGATCGGCGGCACGGCCGGAGCGATCGCTGCCATGCGACGCGGCTCGGTTGCCGAATTCGTGGTGATGACGCTGGCCTTGCTGGGGCAGGCGACGCCGGTGTTCTGGCTTGGCATCATGCTGATCCTGCTGTTTGCGGTTGATCTCGGCTGGCTGCCGACAGGCGGCTATGGCAGCCCGGCCAACCTCGTCCTGCCGGCCTTGACGCTTGCCGTCTTCGTCTCCGCTTCGATCGCGCGTTTGTTCCGCTCCAGCATGCTCGATGTGCTGAAGGAGGATTATGTCCGCACCGCCCGCGCCAAGGGGCTGATGCCGGCGACCGTCTTCACCTGGCATGTCGCCCGCAATGCGCTGATCCCGGTGGTGACGATGATCGGCATCCTGACCGGCGAGCTTCTGGGCGGTTCGGTCGTCACCGAGACGGTGTTCGCCTGGCCAGGCGTCGGCCGGTTGATCGTCCAGGCGATCGAGACCAAGGATTTCCCCGTGATCCAGGCTGGCGTCGCGCTGATCGCGGCGATTTATGTCGCGACGAACCTGATCGTCGACCTGCTCTATGCGCTGCTCGATCCCCGTATCAAGGGGAGCACCTGAGATGGCTGACTTCCTGCGCGCCTTGCTTCGCAGCCGAACCGGCCTGCTCGGTGCGGTTCTGCTGACACTGTTCATCGGAGCGGCGATCCTGGCGCCCTTGCTGGGGCTGCCGGACCCGGTGCGCTCGGATCTGCGCGGGCGCTTCGCGCCGCCGACATGGTCGGGCCTGTTCAGTCCGGGCGCCCATCCGCTCGGCGCCGACCAGCTCGGCCGCGATATCCTCAGCCGCATCATCTATGGCAGCCAGATCACGCTTTCGGTCGCGACCTGCGCTGTGGTGCTGGGCGGCATCGTCGGCGTCTTCCTCGGCATCGTCGCCGGCTATTTCGGCGGGGTCGTCGACCGCATCCTGATGCGGCTCGTCGATATCCAGCTCGCGATTCCGCTGATGCTGCTGGCGCTGCTCGTGGTCGCGGCGCTTGGTCCCAACCTGACCAATCTGGTCATCGTCCTGGCCGTCACCAGCTGGATCCGTTACGCCCGCATCATTCGGGGGCAGGTGCTGGCGCTGCGCTCGCGCGAATTCGTGCAATCGGCCCGGGCGATCGGCGCGAGCACCTGGCGCATCATGCTGCGCCATATCCTGCCCAATGTCCTGACGCCGGCGCTCGTCGTTGGGACGCTGGAACTTGCACGCGTCATCATCATGGATGCGGCCCTGTCCTTCCTGGGCCTCGGCGTGCAGCCGCCCGATGCGAGCTGGGGCCGGATGCTGGCCGAGGGGCGCGTCTACATCTCCACGGCCTGGTGGATCGTCACCTTTCCCGGCCTCGCCATCCTGCTGACGGTTCTGAGCGTCAACCTGCTCGGCGACTGGCTGCGCGACTATTTCGACCCGAAATTGAGGACGTGACCATGACCATTATCGCTCCCCGCACGGAACGCCTGCGCCAGAGGATGCGGCAAGCCGGTCTCGATGTGATCCTCGCCTTCAAGCCCGAGAGCAGCTTCTATCTGACCGGCTTCAACCCGATCATCTACAGCCATCCGGTGATCGCAATCCTGCCGGCGCAGGGCAAGCCCTCGATGCTGATCCATGCCTTGCGTGACGACCATGCCCGCGCCTCGACCTTCATCGAGGACATCCGCCTCTACGGCGCCTGGTCGACCAAGGTCACGATGGGCCCGAGCTGGCTCGATGCGCTGAAGACGATGCTGGAGGAGGCCGGTCTCGCCAAGGCCGTCATCGGCGTCGAGGAGGATTTTTTGCCGGTCGCGCGGTCGCGCCAGCTTGCCGAGCTTCTGCCCGGCGCCTCCTTCCGTGACGCGTCCGAGATGATCATGACGACCCGTCTGGTGAAGGACGCCGACGAGATCGCCAATGCCCGCGACGCCGCCCGCATCGCCGACACCGGCATGATCGCGGCAGTCGAGGCTGTCCGGCAAGGCGGCTCGGAGCGTGACGTGTCGCTCGCGGCCATGGCGGCGATGAACCGTTTCTGGGCCGATAACTTTCCCGACAAGGAGGTCTGCGATTTCGGCAGCCTCGAAGGCGGCGCGCAGAACGGCCTCTGGGCCTGGGCGCTGGCCGGCGACCGCATGTTCATGAATTGCGACAACCCAACCAACCGCAAGCCTGTAGCCGGAGAGGCGATCAGCATCCTGATCTGGACGATCGTCAACGGCATTCATGCCGAGAACGAGCGCACGGTTGCGGTCGGCGTGCTGAACGATGAGCGCCGCCGCGCGCTCGATTCGATCATCGAGATCCGCAACGAGGTCGCGACCTTGCTGAAGCCCGGTACGCCGATCAGCGCGCTGTTTGGTGCGACCAAGGCCGGGCTCGAGGCGCGCGGCTATGGCAAGTACCTGCCGGGCCGCATCGGCCACGGCATCGGGCTCGGCGCGCATGAACACCCTTCCCTCGACGCCAAGACCGGCATCCTGCTCGAACCTGGCATGATCCTGACGCTGGAACCCAATCTGCGCATCCCCGGCATTGCCGCGACCCAGTTCTCCGACACCGTCCTGATCACGGAAGGCGGTTGCGAGTTCCTGACGCGCGCGCCGGATGTCGTGTTGAACGCCTGAGGCGAACCGGCATGGCCCCGCTCCTCGAAGTCAGGAACCTGACCGTCGCCTTCGATACGCCGGGCGGGACGGTCCATGCCGTCAACGACGTCTCCTATGCGTTGAACGAAGGCGAGACGCTGGGCATCGTCGGGGAATCCGGCTCGGGCAAGAGCGTGCATGTGCTGGCGATGTGCGGGCTGATTCCGCGCCCGCCCGGCCGCATCGTTTCCGGGCAGGTGCTGTTCCAGGGGCGCGATCTGCTGACGCTGCCCGAGCGCGAATTGCGCGACATTCGCGGCGGGCAGATCGGCTTCGTCTTCCAGGATCCGATGACCTCGCTCAACCCGGTGCTGACGGTGGAGCGGCAGCTGGTCGAGCTGATCCGCCGGCACGCCAGGCTTGACGCCAGGGCGGCGCGGGCGCGCGCGATCGAACTGCTCGAGATCGTGCGTATTCCCGATGCCGCGCGCCGCATCGGCCAGTACCCGCACCAGTTCTCCGGCGGCATGCGCCAGCGCGTTATGATCGCGATCGGCGTCGCCTGCCGGCCCAAACTCCTGATCGCGGATGAGGCGACGACGGCACTGGACGTGACCGTGCAGGCGCAGATCCTCGACATGGTCAAAGACCTGAAGCGCGAGTTCGGCACCACGGTGATCTGGATCACCCATGACATGGGCGTGGTTGCCGGCATCGCCGACACCATCCAGGTGATGTATGGCGGGCGCATCATGGAGCGCGGCCCGGTCGATGCGATCTTCGCCGACCCGCGCAGCGCCTATAGCTGGGGCCTGCTGCAATCGCTGCCCACAGTGGAGCGCCGCGCTGAGGGGCGGCTCCACCAGATCCCGGGCTCGCCGCCCGATCTCTACAAGCCGGCGGTGGGCGACCCCTTCGCGCCGCGCAATGCCTTTGCAACACCGCGCTGCCTGCTGGAGATGCCGCCGCTACGGCAGGTCGAAGGCAGCGTGCCGGGCCATCTCGTCGCTGCGTGGTATGATCTGCCAGCCGCGCTGAAGGCCCGCAGGGAGACCGCGGCATGAGCACGTCGCCGACACATCCTCTCCTCAGCGTCCGCAACCTGGCGAAGCATTATACCAGCGGCGGCGGCTGGCTCGGCGGGCCGTCGCATCTCGTCAAGGCGATCGACGACGTCTCCTTCGACATCGCGCCCCGCGAGATCGTCGGGCTGGTCGGCGAATCCGGCTCGGGCAAGAGCACGACCGGGCGCGTCGTGCTGCGCCTGGAAGAGCCGACCGGCGGCGAGATCCGCTTCGACGGCCACGACATCACGACCTTGCCGGCGCGCGAACTGAAGGCCTTCCGCCGCCAGATGCAGGTCGTCTTCCAGGATCCTTACGCTGCGCTCAACCCGCGCATGACCGTGGGGGATTTCGTTGCCGAGCCGTTGATCGTGCATGGTCTCGTCACCAGCCGCTCGGAGCGCAGCGATCGCGTTGCGGCCCTGTTCAAGCAGGTCGGGCTCGATCCGCGCTTCATGACGCGCTATCCGCACGAATTCTCCGGCGGCCAGCGCCAGCGCGTGAACATCGCGCGCGCCGTCGCGATGCGCCCGCGCCTGATCATCGCCGACGAGCCGATCACGGCGCTCGACGTCTCGATTCAGGCCCAGATCATCAACCTGTTCCAGGACCTGCAACAGGAGCTGGGCATGGCCTATCTCTTCATTGCGCATGACCTGTCGATGGTGCGCTATCTCTGCCACCGCGTCGCGGTGATGCTGCGCGGGCGCCTGGTCGAGATCGCCCCGACGGAAGCGATCTTTTCCGATCCGCGCCACGCCTATACGCGCTCGCTGCTCTCGGCGATCCCGATCCCGAACCCGGCGATCGAGCGCGCCAGGCGGCCGCTGGCCTTCGATTACGAGACCCAGAAGCCTGCCCCCGATGCTGTGCTGACCGAGGTTTCGCCCGGTCATTTCGTCCTGATTTGAGACTTCATTGCCTTTGCTCGCTGCCATTCCTTGCCACCTCCATTGGAGCCCGTGACATGACATCGTTCTGGATCAAGACCCTCAGCACTGCCGCATTGGCCGCCGCGCTGTCCGCTTCGCCGGCGCTGGCCCAGACGGGGCGCAGGGCGACGATCGCGCTCTCGATCAACGTCAACACCTTCGACCCGCATATGACGGGCTCCTTCGGCTCCGATATGAGCCTGCTGAGCCATATCTATCCGTCCCTCGTCATCCGCGGCGCCGACCTCAAATTGGCGCCCGCGCTGGCGAAATCCTGGACGCTGGTGAACGACACGACATGGCGCTTCGAGCTCGTCGAGGGCGCCAAATTCGTCAATGACGAGCCGCTCGACGCCGCGACGGTCAAATGGAACCTCGACCGCGTGCGCGATCCCAAGGTCAATGCGCGGATCAAATCCTGGTTCGATCTGGTCAAGGAGGTCCGCGTCATCGACGCTAGGACTGTCGAGGTCGAGACCAGCGCGCCGTTCCCGGCCTTCGTCGACCAGCTCTCGATGTTCTTCCTGCTGCCGCCGCAATGGGCGGCGAGCCACAATCCGGCAACCGAGACGATGTCGGGCAGCCGCTACCGCATGACCGAGAACGTGCCGGGCGACCACATCACGCTCGCCGCCAATCCCGCCGGCTGGCAGGGCAAGCCCGATTTCGACACGGTCGTGTTCAAGACGATCCCGGAACCGGCAAGCCGCATCGCCGCGCTGCTGGCCGGTGAGGCCGATCTCGTGACTGGCATCCCGACCTCGGAGCTTGCGCGGGTCAAGGCGAGCAAAAACGCCATCGCCGGCTCGGTGCAGAGCACGCGCAATGTCTTCATCAAGTTCAACACCCAGAAGGCGCCGCTCGACAACAAGCTGGTGCGCCAGGCGATGAACTACGCCATCGACAAGGATGCGATCCGGGATTCGATCTTCGACGGGCAGGCCTATATCGAGCCTTGCCAGATCCTGACCCCGTCCTATTTCGGCTTCAATCCGGACCTCAAACCCTACCCTTTCGACGTGAAGAAGGCGCAGGCCCTGCTGAAGGAATCCGGCATCGATCTCAAGCAGGTGATCGAGATGGACATCCCCGTCGCGACCTACATCCAGGGGCAGGAGGTCGCCCAGGCAGTCGCCGCCATGCTCGGCGACGCCGGCCTGAAGGTGAAAATGAACGAGATGGATTTCGGCGCCTATATGAACAAATATCTGCGGTCGCGCACCTTGGCGCAGACCTCGCTCCTGACCCATGGCTGGCCGACCCTGGACGCCGACGGCCAGTTGACCCTGCTCGCGCCCGGCAACCAGTACGCCTATTGGGACGATGCCGCCTTCGGCAAGGCGCTCGAGGCCGGACGCTCGACCATGGACAAGGACAAGCGCCTCGCAGCCTATAAGGACGCGACCAAGATCATGTGCGAGGAGGCGCCGGTGCTGTTCCTCTATGCACAGCCGACCACTTATGGCGTCTCGAAGCGGGTGACATGGCAGGCGCGCGGCGACGATTGGGTCCGCTCCTTCGATATGAAGCCGGCTCAGTAGGAGGACGGCCCTTGCACCTGTTCGGGACGCATTTCGGCACCTATGAGGTCGTCCGCGACGGTTCCGGACAGGCTGCCTTGCAAGGTTTCGGGCTCGACCCGCAGCCTTCGCCGGTCGGGGCGGCTTATCTCGATCTCAAGGACCACCCGGCGCGCGTCCTCTACCCGATGGTGCGCAAGGGCTGGCTCGCAGCGCGAGAAAATCCGGAGGGGCGCGGCCGAGACCGTGGCCGTGATGAGTTCATCCGCATCAGCTGGGACGAGGCGGCGGCGCTCGTCGCCGGGGAGGTCGAGCGCGTCCGCACGGTTCACAGCAATGCCGCCATCTTCGGCGGATCCTATGGCTGGGCCAGCGCGGGGCGCTTCCACCATGCGCAGGGCCAGCTCAAGCGCTTCCTCAATCTCGCTGGCGGCTTCACCTCGGCCGTCAACACCTACAGTTTTGGGGCCGCCGCCGTCATTCTGCCGCATGTCATCGGCCCGCGCTTCAAATTCGCCACGGATGTCGCGCCGAGCTGGGACCAGATCGCCGCCCATGCCAAGCTGCTGATCTCCTTTGGCGGCTTTCGCCTGTCGAATGCGCAGGTCGAGGCGGGGGGCACCGGCCAGCACCGCTCCGAGCGTGGGCTGGCGGCGGCTGCAGCGGCGGGCGTCAGGATCGTCGTCGTCAGTCCGGTGCGCGCCGATGTCCCGGACCTGCCGGGCGGAACGATCGACTACATCGCAATCCGCCCCAACACCGACACGGCGATGCTGCTGGCGATGGCGCAGACGCTGCTGGCGGAGGGCCTGGCCGACCGCGCTTTCCTCACGCGCTGCACGGTGGGGCTTGCACCCTTTGAGGCCTATCTGGCGGGTGAAAGCGACGGGGTGGTCAAGGATGCCGATTGGGCGGCCGAAATTTGCGGCGTGCCGGCCGCGACCATCCGGGATCTCGCTTGCGCCTTCGCCTCAGAGCCCGCGCTCGTCAATGCGGCCTGGTCGCTGCAGCGGGCGCGCTTCGGCGAGCAGCCCTATTGGGCGGCGATCGCCCTTGCGGCCATTGCCGGCCATGCCGGACGGCCCGGCTGCGGCATTGCCTTCGGCCTGACCTCCGTCAGCACGGTTGGCCAGCCGATCCGTCGGCTGCGGGGCCCGGCCTTCGATCAGGGGCGCAACCCGGTCGAAAGCTTCATCCCCGTCGCGCGGATCACCGAGCTCCTGTCCCAGCCGGGCGGATCGCTGGATTATGACGGCCGGCGCCTGGTGCTGCCTGACATCCGCCTGGTCTGGTGGGCGGGTGGCAACCCGTTCCACCACCATCAGGATCTCGCCGGCCTGACTGAGGCCTGGCGGCGGCCGGAAACGGTGATCGTCAATGAGCCGATGTGGACCGCGACCGCGCGCCATGCCGACATCGTGCTGCCGGCAAGCTTCCCGTTCGAGCGCGACGACATCGCCGCTTCCTCCCGCGACAACTGGCTCATCGCCAGCCGGCAGGTCTGCGCGCCGCCGGACGAAGTCCTGTCCGATCACCAGATCATGGCCCGCATCGCCCGCGAGATGGGCTTTGAGCACGCCTTCACTGGAGGGCGCGAGCCGCGGGAGTGGTTGCGCCGGATGTATGACGGCTACCGCACAGCCCATGCCGAATTGCCGGATTTCGAGGCGTTCTGGGCGCGCGGCTATGCCGCCCTCGACGAAGGCGAAGCTGCGCCGGCCCCGGTCACGCCATTGGCCGATTTCGTCGCCGACCCCGTGGGGAAACCGCTGGAGACGCCGTCCGGTCGCATCGAGATCACTTCTGCGGTGATCGCCGGCTTTGGCTATGACGATTGTCCCGGCCATCCGACCTGGCTCGCGCCGGAGGAATGGCTCGGCTCGCCTTTGGTGCAACGCTATCCGCTGCACCTGCTCTCGCCGCAGCCGGCGCATCGCCTGCACAGCCAATTGGAACTGGCGGGGCCGAGCCAGGGGGCCAAGCGCGACGGGTATGAGGTCGTGCTCTTGCACCCGGCCGAGGCGATCAAGCGGGACCTCCGGGACGGCGACACCGTGGAACTCTTCAATGATCGTGGCCGCTGCCTGGCGGCGCTCAAATTGACGATCGATGTCGCGCCGGGCGTCGCGGTGCTGCCGACCGGGGCCTGGTATGATCCGGTTGGCGATGGCGGGGCCTTGCCGCTCGACCGTGGCGGCAATCCCAACAGCCTCACCTCCAGCATGCCGACCTCGCGCCTGGCGCAGGCGACCGCGCCCAATTCTTGCCTGATCGAGATCAAGCGGGCAGTAGCCTGAGCGCCGATC harbors:
- a CDS encoding amino acid ABC transporter permease produces the protein MDMSAMIPELLSALPLTLAIMFVALLAGFCLALVATTFRVRRVPVISQLADLYVSYARSVPVVLQLFVAFYGLPVLAGLFGVPDFLSATAASMLGLSIYHGGYLSEVMRPAYLAVERGQHDAADSLGYSFRQKIFRVVGPQTIHIALPGYGNSLIYMIHNVALVMYIGAADVMATAHLIMERDYNQYQFQTYLVLAVIYSAMCLIVWLAVRFFERRSSMYVPNAAPIKTTLMASA
- a CDS encoding ABC transporter permease subunit produces the protein MFDMDVLLPDFRDIMGAVPVTLAMALIVFVFSTIIGGLFALVEHRRIPVLRQLVVAYKVIFKGVPKVIVIFLVYYSLPTVIQFLGSLVGLTLNGHATSNWVILVVSLIACMAAFQAEIVKGALNSFDTGQSDAAHSLGYKNSQLFRRILFPQVVVSAIPDLASSIMVIMKALSLGFAIEVVDIFAQSQLTAALNFYYLEAFLIAVVIYMVIAYIVTQLADRTERALRVW
- a CDS encoding alpha/beta hydrolase, which produces MPLNDAPRWIELNGATFCYDVAGEEHDETIIVLHGGRGIGDHRGEFGAYQALSDRYRVLAFDQRGCGRSSLTPPFLFEQFADDVEAFRQALCGGRKIVLIGGSFGGMIALTHAVKYGSNSLSRLILRGTAPSHHHEAEAIEHFKARLHKAPCASIGMVEKLFSDKIIDDTELRLIWLALQPLYFENFDPDSALEKTRTLHLHAQTHNALFATKDYDLRDSLAGIDVPTLAICGAADWICPPSQSRLIAEMVPGAELLEIEGANHAVHIEANARVLSAVRHFLARTAP
- a CDS encoding ABC transporter permease; this translates as MTRYFAGKLGEALIAIWGVVTIVFFVTRFLGDPVALLLPVGASPEQMQALSAELGLDQPIWRQYISFLAQALTGDFGQSFQFGRPAIGVVLERMPATIQLALTAIVLGVLIGGTAGAIAAMRRGSVAEFVVMTLALLGQATPVFWLGIMLILLFAVDLGWLPTGGYGSPANLVLPALTLAVFVSASIARLFRSSMLDVLKEDYVRTARAKGLMPATVFTWHVARNALIPVVTMIGILTGELLGGSVVTETVFAWPGVGRLIVQAIETKDFPVIQAGVALIAAIYVATNLIVDLLYALLDPRIKGST
- a CDS encoding ABC transporter permease, with the protein product MADFLRALLRSRTGLLGAVLLTLFIGAAILAPLLGLPDPVRSDLRGRFAPPTWSGLFSPGAHPLGADQLGRDILSRIIYGSQITLSVATCAVVLGGIVGVFLGIVAGYFGGVVDRILMRLVDIQLAIPLMLLALLVVAALGPNLTNLVIVLAVTSWIRYARIIRGQVLALRSREFVQSARAIGASTWRIMLRHILPNVLTPALVVGTLELARVIIMDAALSFLGLGVQPPDASWGRMLAEGRVYISTAWWIVTFPGLAILLTVLSVNLLGDWLRDYFDPKLRT
- a CDS encoding Xaa-Pro peptidase family protein, with the protein product MTIIAPRTERLRQRMRQAGLDVILAFKPESSFYLTGFNPIIYSHPVIAILPAQGKPSMLIHALRDDHARASTFIEDIRLYGAWSTKVTMGPSWLDALKTMLEEAGLAKAVIGVEEDFLPVARSRQLAELLPGASFRDASEMIMTTRLVKDADEIANARDAARIADTGMIAAVEAVRQGGSERDVSLAAMAAMNRFWADNFPDKEVCDFGSLEGGAQNGLWAWALAGDRMFMNCDNPTNRKPVAGEAISILIWTIVNGIHAENERTVAVGVLNDERRRALDSIIEIRNEVATLLKPGTPISALFGATKAGLEARGYGKYLPGRIGHGIGLGAHEHPSLDAKTGILLEPGMILTLEPNLRIPGIAATQFSDTVLITEGGCEFLTRAPDVVLNA
- a CDS encoding ABC transporter ATP-binding protein, whose protein sequence is MAPLLEVRNLTVAFDTPGGTVHAVNDVSYALNEGETLGIVGESGSGKSVHVLAMCGLIPRPPGRIVSGQVLFQGRDLLTLPERELRDIRGGQIGFVFQDPMTSLNPVLTVERQLVELIRRHARLDARAARARAIELLEIVRIPDAARRIGQYPHQFSGGMRQRVMIAIGVACRPKLLIADEATTALDVTVQAQILDMVKDLKREFGTTVIWITHDMGVVAGIADTIQVMYGGRIMERGPVDAIFADPRSAYSWGLLQSLPTVERRAEGRLHQIPGSPPDLYKPAVGDPFAPRNAFATPRCLLEMPPLRQVEGSVPGHLVAAWYDLPAALKARRETAA
- a CDS encoding ABC transporter ATP-binding protein, which gives rise to MSTSPTHPLLSVRNLAKHYTSGGGWLGGPSHLVKAIDDVSFDIAPREIVGLVGESGSGKSTTGRVVLRLEEPTGGEIRFDGHDITTLPARELKAFRRQMQVVFQDPYAALNPRMTVGDFVAEPLIVHGLVTSRSERSDRVAALFKQVGLDPRFMTRYPHEFSGGQRQRVNIARAVAMRPRLIIADEPITALDVSIQAQIINLFQDLQQELGMAYLFIAHDLSMVRYLCHRVAVMLRGRLVEIAPTEAIFSDPRHAYTRSLLSAIPIPNPAIERARRPLAFDYETQKPAPDAVLTEVSPGHFVLI
- a CDS encoding ABC transporter substrate-binding protein; translated protein: MTSFWIKTLSTAALAAALSASPALAQTGRRATIALSINVNTFDPHMTGSFGSDMSLLSHIYPSLVIRGADLKLAPALAKSWTLVNDTTWRFELVEGAKFVNDEPLDAATVKWNLDRVRDPKVNARIKSWFDLVKEVRVIDARTVEVETSAPFPAFVDQLSMFFLLPPQWAASHNPATETMSGSRYRMTENVPGDHITLAANPAGWQGKPDFDTVVFKTIPEPASRIAALLAGEADLVTGIPTSELARVKASKNAIAGSVQSTRNVFIKFNTQKAPLDNKLVRQAMNYAIDKDAIRDSIFDGQAYIEPCQILTPSYFGFNPDLKPYPFDVKKAQALLKESGIDLKQVIEMDIPVATYIQGQEVAQAVAAMLGDAGLKVKMNEMDFGAYMNKYLRSRTLAQTSLLTHGWPTLDADGQLTLLAPGNQYAYWDDAAFGKALEAGRSTMDKDKRLAAYKDATKIMCEEAPVLFLYAQPTTYGVSKRVTWQARGDDWVRSFDMKPAQ
- a CDS encoding molybdopterin-dependent oxidoreductase, yielding MHLFGTHFGTYEVVRDGSGQAALQGFGLDPQPSPVGAAYLDLKDHPARVLYPMVRKGWLAARENPEGRGRDRGRDEFIRISWDEAAALVAGEVERVRTVHSNAAIFGGSYGWASAGRFHHAQGQLKRFLNLAGGFTSAVNTYSFGAAAVILPHVIGPRFKFATDVAPSWDQIAAHAKLLISFGGFRLSNAQVEAGGTGQHRSERGLAAAAAAGVRIVVVSPVRADVPDLPGGTIDYIAIRPNTDTAMLLAMAQTLLAEGLADRAFLTRCTVGLAPFEAYLAGESDGVVKDADWAAEICGVPAATIRDLACAFASEPALVNAAWSLQRARFGEQPYWAAIALAAIAGHAGRPGCGIAFGLTSVSTVGQPIRRLRGPAFDQGRNPVESFIPVARITELLSQPGGSLDYDGRRLVLPDIRLVWWAGGNPFHHHQDLAGLTEAWRRPETVIVNEPMWTATARHADIVLPASFPFERDDIAASSRDNWLIASRQVCAPPDEVLSDHQIMARIAREMGFEHAFTGGREPREWLRRMYDGYRTAHAELPDFEAFWARGYAALDEGEAAPAPVTPLADFVADPVGKPLETPSGRIEITSAVIAGFGYDDCPGHPTWLAPEEWLGSPLVQRYPLHLLSPQPAHRLHSQLELAGPSQGAKRDGYEVVLLHPAEAIKRDLRDGDTVELFNDRGRCLAALKLTIDVAPGVAVLPTGAWYDPVGDGGALPLDRGGNPNSLTSSMPTSRLAQATAPNSCLIEIKRAVA